One window from the genome of Pyrus communis chromosome 16, drPyrComm1.1, whole genome shotgun sequence encodes:
- the LOC137721123 gene encoding uncharacterized protein isoform X1, producing the protein MKWELLKRHHRPISNDVNGFDSSMDSFTIKEVWSGSGKGKGIPQSLRAFARVLCCASPQELSDLAKEAAEHDGRLARRPLTNSIREIEAHQMLLSKLTQLAEDCDASIKVKMLTFYSLRLQNLSMLS; encoded by the exons ATGAAGtgggaacttttgaagagacATCACAGACCAATCAGTAATGATGTCAATGGTTTCGACTCTTCAATGGATTCTTTCACTATCAA GGAAGTTTGGTCTGGTAGTGGAAAAGGGAAAGGAATTCCTCAGTCACTTCGTGCTTTTGCTCGCGTTCTATGTTGCGCCTCTCCTCAAG AACTTAGTGACCTGGCCAAAGAAGCTGCAGAACATGATGGTCGATTGGCTCGACGTCCTTTAACAAACAGCATCAGAGAGATTGAAGCACATCAGATGTTGTTATCAAAATTAACCCAATTAGCTGAGGATTGTGATGCATCTATCAAGGTAAAGATGCTAACTTTTTACTCCCTTCGTTTACAGAACTTGTCTATGCTAAGTTAA
- the LOC137721123 gene encoding uncharacterized protein isoform X2 yields the protein MKWELLKRHHRPISNDVNGFDSSMDSFTIKEVWSGSGKGKGIPQSLRAFARVLCCASPQELSDLAKEAAEHDGRLARRPLTNSIREIEAHQMLLSKLTQLAEDCDASIKEFLSVRILNQ from the exons ATGAAGtgggaacttttgaagagacATCACAGACCAATCAGTAATGATGTCAATGGTTTCGACTCTTCAATGGATTCTTTCACTATCAA GGAAGTTTGGTCTGGTAGTGGAAAAGGGAAAGGAATTCCTCAGTCACTTCGTGCTTTTGCTCGCGTTCTATGTTGCGCCTCTCCTCAAG AACTTAGTGACCTGGCCAAAGAAGCTGCAGAACATGATGGTCGATTGGCTCGACGTCCTTTAACAAACAGCATCAGAGAGATTGAAGCACATCAGATGTTGTTATCAAAATTAACCCAATTAGCTGAGGATTGTGATGCATCTATCAAG GAATTCTTAAGCGTACGAATATTGAATCAGTGA